The following are encoded together in the Thunnus maccoyii chromosome 18, fThuMac1.1, whole genome shotgun sequence genome:
- the LOC121884997 gene encoding phosphomannomutase 1 → MDRANGFSSDRNILCLFDVDGTLTPPREKIDPQLDEFFQTLRRKVKIGIVGGSDYSKIAEQLGEGDDVIHKFDYVFAENGTVQYKDGKLLSKHAIQNQIGEELLQDLINFCLSYMGLIKLPKKRGTFIEFRNGMLNISPIGRSCTLEERIEFSEIDKREKIREKFVAALKEEFAGKGLRFTRGGLISFDIFPEGWDKRLCLELLESEGLDAIYFFGNETSDGGNDYEIFNDPRTIGFTVYSPEDTARLCRELFFDAPPHES, encoded by the exons atggatCGAGCAAACGGCTTCTCGTCGGACCGAAACATCCTCTGCCTGTTTGACGTGGACGGCACTCTGACACCACCGAGAGAG AAAATTGACCCACAGCTGGATGAGTTCTTCCAGACTCTGCGGAGGAAAGTGAAGATCGGCATCGTGGGAGGGTCGGACTACTCCAAAATAGCAGAGCAGCTCGGGGAGGGGGATGATG TGATACACAAGTTTGACTATGTGTTTGCTGAGAACGGGACTGTGCAGTACAAAGATGGGAAACTACTCTCAAAACAT GCCATTCAGAACCAGATTGgggaggagctgctgcaggaCCTGATCAACTTCTGCCTCAGCTACATGGGACTCATCAAGCTGCCAAAGAAAAG GGGAACGTTCATCGAGTTCAGGAACGGGATGCTCAACATTTCCCCCATTGGCCGGAGCTGCACACTGGAGGAGCGAATCGAATTCTCAGAAATTGACAAG agagagaagatcaGGGAGAAATTTGTTGCTGCCCTGAAAGAGGAGTTTGCTGGGAAAGGACTACGGTTCACTAGAG GTGGTCTCATCAGCTTCGACATTTTCCCAGAGGGCTGGGACAAGAGACTGTGTCTAGAGCTGCTGGAGAGTGAGGGCCTGGACGCCATTTACTTCTTTGGCAACGAGACCTCAGAT GGAGGAAACGACTATGAAATTTTCAACGACCCACGGACAATCGGCTTCACGGTCTACTCTCCAGAGGACACGGCCAGGCTCTGTCGGGAGCTTTTCTTTGACGCTCCACCACACGAGTCCTGA
- the gucy2ca gene encoding heat-stable enterotoxin receptor, with protein sequence MFSSHSLPYLGVLIMAVAANKVLQDCLDSKREYTLNVVLLAETLADVEDAVERAIEEDRQENEKYGLNFTLKATYNGFNTSMYNRQGCGSSTCEGVATLKMLHRERKVGCIMLGPSCTYATFQLVDDDIGLSLSIPIISAGSFGLSCDYKPKLTRILPPARKISDFFLNFMMKTLSFKDIWNKVYVYKKSGDVTQDCFWYINALEAPSAKFASGTEREMLRGEDELIRDLTAKKRLSNIFILCGQPSDIVSIKGKVKNIHEDIMFILIDVYNPDYYVNKTANKDMQNVLVITLPQRNYIGSNLSYNGTINDLVAGYHDGTLLFGKLLRQWQLSRQLNKGTSDVPLSDNPFGNASLHGGWGGDYLLDEYGDREVNFTMIYTSTVTGKYETLLIFDTSKNETTEIDINPALPWKDGLLPRDVPEDSDDLDMQDVIVIVLSLSVVVVTAIALIFYRQNRKERDMQKKWSHIDPHLIGPLDEKEVSLKIDDDKRKDSAYFSHRGRYDKKPVILKELKHADRDFTEDQKIELNTLMRIDYYNLTKFYGTVKFEYGVFGVFELCQRGSLRYILNDRISYPEETFMDMEFKISVMYDIAKGMSYLHSSNIQVHGRLKSTNCVVDNRMVVKITDFGCHTILRPGRDVWMAPEHLRENGVSQKGDVYSYAIIAHEIIMRRAPFYTECCSNIAEKLHRVQFPSETAVFRPDLNFDGVSERETELYMLIKNCWDEDPERRPDFKRIELTLGKIFSNLHNQDSETYMDNLIRRLQMYSRTLEHLVEERTSLYKAERDRADRLNFMLLPGPVVRSLKETGRVEPELFEEVTIYFSDIVGFTTLCHYSTPMEVVDMLNNIYKSFDSILDHHDVYKVETIGDAYMVASGLPRRNGDRHAVDIAHMALDILAFVGTFELQHLPGIPLWIRIGVHSGPCAAGVVGNKMPRYCLFGDTVNTTSRMESTGLPLRIHVSQSTINILKRTDCQFEYEKRGETYLKGKGKEMTYWLTGVTGGKYNLPTPPTAENFQRLQQDLAEMIVSSLEKRGNGSDSFKKRKTLSTRIRQRDTNGSLQRDGPPEYFHLAVTDDPSTYL encoded by the exons ATGTTCAGCTCACACAGTTTACCTTACCTGGGAGTGTTGATCATGGCAGTGGCTGCCAACAAGGTGCTGCAGGACTGTCTGGACTCCAAACGTGAATACACCTTGAATGTTGTGCTGCTCGCAGAAACACTTGCAGATGTGGAGGACGCGGTGGAACGAGCCATTGAAGAGGACAGGCAGGAGAACGAAAAATATG GTTTAAACTTCACTCTGAAGGCTACCTACAACGGGTTCAACACCAGTATGTACAACCGGCAGGGCTGTGGGAGCAGTACCTGTGAGGGTGTGGCAACACTCAAGATGTTGCAT AGAGAACGTAAAGTTGGATGCATCATGCTGGGGCCTTCCTGCACTTATGCCACCTTCCAGTTAGTGGA TGATGATATTGGCCTGAGCCTGAGCATTCCCATCATCTCTGCCGGGAGCTTCGGTCTCTCTTGTGACTATAAGCCTAAACTGACCCGAATTCTGCCTCCGGCACGCAAGATCTCAGACTTTTTCCTCAACTTTATGATGAAAACTTTGTCGTTTAAAGACATATGGAACAAGGTCTATGTCTACAAGAAGTCTGGTGATGTAACTCAAGACTGTTTCTG GTACATCAATGCACTGGAAGCACCCTCTGCTAAATTTGCTTcagggacagaaagagagatgcTGCGTGGGGAGGACGAGCTAATCCGTGACCTCACTGCTAAGAAAAGACTCAGTAACA ttttcatcTTATGTGGGCAACCCAGTGACATTGTTTCCATCAAGGGGAAGGTGAAAAATATTCATGAGGACATCATGTTCATTCTCATTGATGTCTACAA CCCTGATTATTATGTTAACAAAACAGCCAATAAGGATATGCAGAATGTCCTGGTGATCACACTTCCACAGAGGAACTACATTGGATCAAACTTATCATACAACGGCACG ATAAATGACCTTGTGGCTGGGTATCATGATGGGACTCTGCTGTTTGGCAAATTACTCAGACAGTGGCAGCTCAGTCGACAACTTAACAAGGGAACCTCTGATGTGCCTCTGAGTGACAACCCTTTTGGAAATGCCTCCTTGCACG GTGGTTGGGGAGGAGATTATCTGCTAGATGAATATGGCGACAGAGAAGTTAACTTCACTATGATTTACACATCAACTGTAACTGGCAAG TATGAAACCCTGTTAATATTTGACACGTCGAAAAATGAAACCACAGAGATAGACATAAACCCCGCCCTGCCCTGGAAAGATGGTCTCCTGCCTCGTGATGTGCCAGAAGATTCAgatg ACTTGGATATGCAGGATGTGATTGTGATCGTTCTGAGTCTCAGTGTTGTCGTGGTGACAGCCATTGCTCTCATTTTCTACAG ACAGAACAGGAAAGAGCGTGATATGCAGAAAAAGTGGTCTCACATCGACCCGCACCTGATTGGTCCGTTGGATGAGAAGGAGGTCTCTCTGAAG ATCGATGACGATAAGAGGAAGGACAGCGCATACTTCTCTCATCGAGGTCGCTATGACAAGAAG CCTGTAATCTTGAAGGAGCTCAAACACGCAGACAGAGACTTCACAGAGGACCAGAAGATTGAGCTTAACACT CTGATGCGCATCGATTATTACAACCTGACCAAGTTCTATGGCACAGTGAAGTTTGAGTACGGCGTGTTTGGCGTGTTTGAGCTGTGTCAGAGGGGCTCTCTCAGG TACATTCTGAATGACAGGATCTCCTACCCAGAAGAAACCTTCATGGACATGGAGTTTAAGATATCAGTCATGTATGACATAGCAAAg GGTATGTCATATCTCCACTCTAGTAACATTCAGGTCCACGGTCGCCTCAAGTCCACCAACTGTGTGGTCGACAATCGCATGGTGGTCAAGATCACTGACTTTGGCTGCCACACCATCCTGAGACCAGGCAGAG atGTGTGGATGGCCCCGGAGCATCTCCGAGAGAATGGAGTGTCTCAAAAAGGCGATGTCTACAGCTATGCCATCATTGCCCATGAGATCATTATGAGACGGGCCCCGTTCTATACAGAGTGCTGCTCTAACATTGCAG AGAAGCTCCACAGGGTGCAGTTTCCCAGTGAGACAGCTGTCTTCAGACCTGACCTCAACTTTGACGGTgtatcagagagagagactgag TTGTACATGCTGATAAAGAACTGCTGGGATGAAGATCCAGAACGAAGGCCAGATTTTAAGAGAATAGAGTTAACTCTGGGTAAGATTTTCAG tAACCTGCACAACCAAGACAGTGAGACGTACATGGACAACCTGATCCGTCGCCTGCAGATGTACTCCAGGACTCTGGAGCATCTGGTGGAGGAGAGAACCTCTTTGTATAAAGCTGAGAGGGACAGAGCTGATCGCCTCAACTTTATGCTACTTCCTGG CCCGGTGGTGCGTTCACTGAAGGAGACTGGCAGAGTGGAGCCAGAGCTGTTTGAAGAGGTGaccatttatttcagtgacaTTGTGGGATTCACCACCCTCTGCCATTACAGCACCCCCATGGAGGTGGTTGACATGCTCAACAACATCTACAAGAGCTTTGACAGCATCCTTGATCACCATGATGTCTACAAG GTCGAGACAATAGGGGATGCATATATGGTTGCCTCAGGTTTGCCCAGACGCAACGGTGACAGGCATGCAGTGGACATCGCCCACATGGCGCTGGACATCCTGGCATTCGTAGGGACCTTTGAGTTGCAGCACCTGCCTGGCATCCCTCTGTGGATCCGTATTGGTGTGCATTCAG GACCGTGTGCAGCAGGAGTGGTAGGGAACAAGATGCCTCGTTACTGTCTTTTCGGAGATACAGTCAACACCACCTCACGCATGGAGTCCACGGGCCTGC CTCTGAGAATTcatgtcagtcagtccaccatcAACATCTTGAAGAGGACAGACTGCCAGTTTGAGtatgaaaagagaggagagacgtACCTGAAG GGTAAAGGCAAAGAGATGACATACTGGTTAACAGGGGTGACTGGGGGAAAATACAACCTGCCGACACCACCAACAGC GGAGAACTTCCAGCGGCTCCAGCAGGACCTGGCGGAAATGATCGTGTCCAGTCTGGAGAAGCGTGGAAATGGGAGCGACAGCTTCAAAAAGAGGAAGACACTGTCCACCAGAATACGTCAGAGAGACACCAACGGCAGCCTGCAGAGGGACGGCCCACCAGAGTACTTCCACCTGGCTGTCACTGATGACCCCAGTACCTACCTGTGA
- the LOC121884308 gene encoding cold shock domain-containing protein C2-like: MADPSLTSPSETPLRSPNAQLTLSFPFLREGSRVWEERAEQGLPRDLPSPLPTKRTRTYSATVRAHSGPVFKGVCKNFSRSQGHGFIRPSHGGEDIFVHISDIEGEYVPVEGDEVTYKVCRVPPKNLKVQAVEVKIIHLNPGTKHETWSGQIISS; encoded by the exons ATGGCAGACCCCAGCCTCACGTCGCCCTCCGAAACCCCACTGCGCTCCCCCAACGCTCAGCTCACTCTCTCCTTCCCCTTCCTGAGGGAGGGGAGCCGGGTATGGGAGGAGAGGGCGGAGCAGGGGCTGCCTCGGGATCTGCCCAGCCCGCTGCCAACCAAACGCACTCGCACCTACTCAGC TACGGTACGTGCTCACTCAGGTCCGGTGTTTAAGGGTGTGTGTAAGAACTTCTCCAGGTCACAGGGTCACGGCTTCATCCGACCCTCCCACGGCGGCGAAGACATCTTTGTTCACATCTCAGA CATCGAGGGGGAGTATGTCCCAGTTGAGGGCGACGAGGTCACGTACAAAGTGTGCCGGGTCCCACCGAAAAACCTGAAGGTTCAGGCGGTGGAGGTGAAGATCATACATCTCAACCCAGGGACGAAACACGAGACCTGGTCTGGGCAGATCATCAGCTCGTAG